The following proteins are encoded in a genomic region of Haloarcula marina:
- a CDS encoding DUF5518 domain-containing protein, with the protein MRETLRDAGWGALVTLVLSVIPFSSVVGGAVAANRRGGGYARGMWLGTLAGVGAMVPLLTMFLPAVYIAGLLGFGIPPSSPAYALFLALVVGFFLCYTVGLSAVGGLVGAWVAANRDWNLDPGRWL; encoded by the coding sequence ATGCGTGAGACGCTTCGAGACGCCGGGTGGGGCGCGCTCGTGACGCTCGTCCTCTCGGTGATTCCGTTCTCCTCAGTCGTCGGCGGTGCCGTCGCGGCGAACCGTCGCGGTGGGGGATACGCGCGTGGGATGTGGCTGGGGACGCTCGCGGGCGTCGGCGCGATGGTCCCGCTACTCACCATGTTCCTCCCGGCCGTGTACATCGCGGGGTTGCTGGGATTCGGTATTCCGCCGTCGTCGCCCGCGTACGCCCTGTTTCTCGCCCTCGTCGTCGGATTTTTCCTGTGTTACACCGTCGGCCTGAGCGCCGTCGGTGGCCTCGTCGGCGCGTGGGTCGCGGCGAACAGGGACTGGAACCTCGACCCCGGCCGGTGGCTGTAA
- a CDS encoding DNA-directed RNA polymerase subunit K, which yields MNAQESRYEKARKLGARALQLAHGAPVLIETEHTQPILIAAEEYDAGVLPFTVKRGDHK from the coding sequence ATGAACGCACAGGAAAGCCGCTACGAGAAGGCCCGCAAACTCGGCGCGCGAGCGCTGCAGTTGGCGCACGGCGCCCCGGTCCTCATCGAGACGGAACACACCCAGCCAATCCTCATCGCGGCCGAGGAGTACGACGCCGGTGTGCTTCCGTTCACAGTCAAACGAGGTGACCACAAATGA
- a CDS encoding DUF5518 domain-containing protein: MAEQDTLLNAVIGAVATALLSGFVPFAPVFGGALAGYLEGGDRNDGLRVGIISGVIGLVFAAVLFALVFVVFAFVLAGAPRAVGALGFLFFVVGVLFAAVYVVGLSAVGGWLGNYVKYDTDIGN, translated from the coding sequence ATGGCAGAGCAAGATACCCTCCTCAACGCAGTTATCGGTGCCGTCGCGACGGCACTTCTGAGCGGTTTCGTCCCGTTTGCCCCCGTCTTCGGCGGTGCGCTCGCTGGGTACCTCGAAGGCGGCGACCGAAACGACGGCCTCCGCGTCGGCATTATCTCCGGCGTCATCGGGCTGGTGTTCGCCGCCGTCCTGTTCGCGCTCGTGTTCGTGGTGTTCGCGTTCGTCCTCGCGGGCGCGCCGCGGGCCGTCGGTGCGCTCGGCTTCCTGTTCTTCGTGGTCGGCGTCCTGTTCGCGGCCGTCTACGTCGTGGGTCTGAGCGCCGTCGGTGGGTGGCTCGGCAACTACGTGAAGTACGACACCGACATCGGCAACTGA
- the eno gene encoding phosphopyruvate hydratase, translated as MTLITDVRLRRVLDSRGNATVEADVLTESGGFGRGKAPSGASTGEYEAIELPAQEAIANAREEAFPRLIGEVHAGNQRDVDAALHAADGTDDFSGIGANSAVAISMAAAKAGADVLGAPLFQHLGGTFRGNEFPTPLGNIIGGGEHAADATNIQEFLAAPVGAPSVEEAVFANAAVHQEVHDILQDRDLPSGKGDEGAWAPSVSDDEAFEIMDEAVETVADDFGFAIAFGLDVAGAELYDDGEDGYVYDDGVKTTEEQIDYIAEKVEEYDLVYVEDPLDENDYEAFATLTDRVGDQTLICGDDLFVTNVERLQAGISAGAGNSILIKPNQIGTLTDAVDAIELATENGYESVVSHRSGETEDTTIAHLAVATAAPFIKTGAVGGERTAKLNELIRIEDNAV; from the coding sequence ATGACGCTCATCACTGACGTACGACTCCGCCGCGTCCTCGACTCGCGTGGGAACGCGACCGTCGAGGCCGACGTCCTCACCGAGAGTGGGGGCTTCGGCCGCGGCAAGGCACCGAGCGGCGCAAGCACCGGCGAGTACGAGGCCATCGAACTCCCGGCACAGGAAGCCATCGCGAACGCCCGCGAGGAAGCGTTCCCGCGCCTCATCGGTGAGGTCCACGCTGGCAACCAGCGTGACGTCGACGCGGCGCTACACGCCGCCGACGGCACGGACGACTTCTCGGGTATCGGCGCGAACAGCGCCGTCGCCATCTCGATGGCGGCCGCGAAAGCCGGTGCCGACGTGCTGGGCGCACCGCTGTTCCAGCACCTCGGCGGCACGTTCCGGGGCAACGAGTTCCCGACGCCGCTGGGTAACATCATCGGTGGCGGCGAACACGCCGCGGACGCGACGAACATTCAGGAGTTCCTCGCGGCCCCCGTCGGCGCGCCGAGCGTCGAGGAAGCGGTGTTCGCCAACGCCGCGGTCCACCAGGAAGTCCACGACATCCTGCAGGACCGCGACCTGCCCTCGGGCAAGGGAGACGAAGGCGCGTGGGCCCCATCGGTTTCGGACGACGAAGCGTTCGAAATCATGGACGAAGCCGTCGAAACCGTCGCGGACGACTTCGGCTTCGCCATCGCCTTCGGCCTCGACGTCGCCGGTGCGGAACTGTACGACGACGGCGAGGACGGCTACGTCTACGACGACGGCGTCAAGACGACCGAAGAGCAGATAGACTACATCGCCGAGAAGGTCGAGGAGTACGACCTCGTCTACGTCGAGGACCCCCTCGACGAGAACGACTACGAGGCCTTCGCGACGCTGACCGACCGGGTCGGCGACCAGACGCTCATCTGCGGGGACGACCTGTTCGTCACCAACGTCGAGCGACTGCAGGCCGGTATCTCGGCCGGTGCGGGCAACTCCATCCTCATCAAGCCCAACCAGATCGGGACGCTCACCGACGCGGTGGACGCCATCGAACTGGCGACCGAGAACGGCTACGAGTCCGTCGTCTCCCACCGGAGCGGCGAGACAGAGGACACCACCATCGCACACCTCGCCGTGGCGACCGCGGCCCCGTTCATCAAGACGGGCGCGGTCGGGGGCGAGCGCACAGCCAAACTGAACGAACTCATCCGTATCGAAGACAACGCAGTATGA
- the rpsB gene encoding 30S ribosomal protein S2 — MSGNEKEGLDASESDFDPSDEDEEVADAEGQTEAEQSAEVAEEAADAETVEDEAEDAGPQLDEDVMPDEQSEADLLIPVEDYLGAGVHIGTQQKTQDMERFIHRVRNDGLYVLDVSMTDQRIRTAADFLANYDPEQILVASSRQYGRFPAEKFAEAVGARARTGRFIPGTLTNPDYDGYIEPDVVVVTDPIGDSQAVKEAITVGIPVIAMCDSNNTTSNVDLVVPTNNKGRKALSVVYWLLANETLDRRGAEPAYGLDDFESDL, encoded by the coding sequence ATGAGCGGCAACGAAAAAGAGGGTCTCGACGCGTCCGAATCCGACTTCGACCCGTCCGACGAGGACGAGGAAGTCGCCGACGCCGAGGGCCAGACGGAAGCCGAACAGTCCGCTGAAGTCGCCGAAGAGGCGGCCGACGCAGAGACAGTCGAAGACGAGGCGGAAGACGCCGGACCCCAGCTCGACGAGGACGTCATGCCCGACGAGCAGTCCGAGGCCGACCTCCTCATCCCCGTCGAGGACTACCTCGGCGCGGGTGTCCACATCGGGACCCAGCAGAAGACCCAGGACATGGAGCGGTTCATCCACCGCGTCCGTAACGACGGTCTGTACGTGCTGGACGTCTCGATGACCGACCAGCGCATCCGCACCGCCGCGGACTTCCTGGCGAACTACGACCCCGAGCAGATTCTCGTGGCCTCGTCGCGCCAGTACGGTCGGTTCCCGGCCGAGAAGTTCGCCGAAGCGGTCGGCGCTCGCGCCCGCACCGGTCGGTTCATCCCGGGAACGCTGACCAACCCGGACTACGACGGCTACATCGAACCGGACGTCGTGGTCGTCACCGACCCCATCGGTGACTCCCAGGCGGTCAAGGAGGCCATCACGGTCGGCATCCCGGTCATCGCGATGTGCGACTCCAACAACACCACCTCGAACGTCGACCTCGTCGTCCCGACGAACAACAAGGGGCGAAAAGCGCTGTCGGTCGTCTACTGGCTGCTGGCCAACGAGACGCTCGACCGCCGCGGGGCCGAACCCGCCTACGGACTCGACGACTTCGAGTCCGACCTGTAA
- a CDS encoding cytochrome P450, with product MSRTPPGPKGEPLFGSSRTYAKNPFRFISALERAYGDVARFDMGPMDTVMLCDPTAIERVLVSESDRFRKPDFQGDALGDLLGDGLLLSEGETWERQRRLANPAFSMARLSGMAGRITGHAEDRIADWSAGDVVNAEQAMTRTTLDVILDLMMGVELSEERVRTIEEQLMPLGQRFEPNPLRFAAPEWMPMPDDAAFDTAVETLDEVLDDIIAVREDALGTDEDGPMDFLSVLLRARDDGKQSPDQLRDEMMTMLLAGHDTTALTLTYTWFLLSEHPEAERRVHEELDDVVGDERPGMEHVRELDYLEWVIQESMRLYPPVYTIFRESTEAVELSGYPVDAGTTLMLPQWGVHRSARFYDDPEAFDPERWRPERASERPRFAYFPFGGGPRHCIGKHLAMLEAQLIVATVAQRYRLEFLGETPLELLPSLTAHPRQEMSMRVAER from the coding sequence ATGTCGCGAACACCACCCGGGCCGAAGGGGGAACCGCTGTTCGGGAGCAGTCGGACGTACGCGAAGAACCCGTTCCGGTTCATCTCGGCGCTGGAACGGGCCTACGGCGACGTGGCCCGGTTCGACATGGGGCCGATGGACACGGTGATGCTGTGTGACCCGACGGCCATCGAGCGGGTGTTGGTGTCGGAGTCCGACCGGTTCCGGAAGCCGGACTTTCAGGGGGACGCGCTCGGCGACCTGCTGGGAGACGGCCTCCTGCTGAGCGAGGGCGAGACGTGGGAGCGACAGCGCCGCCTCGCCAATCCGGCGTTCTCGATGGCGCGCCTCTCGGGGATGGCGGGACGCATCACCGGCCACGCCGAGGACCGAATCGCCGACTGGAGCGCGGGCGACGTAGTCAACGCCGAACAGGCGATGACGCGAACGACGCTCGACGTCATCCTCGATTTGATGATGGGCGTCGAACTCTCGGAGGAGCGGGTCCGGACCATCGAGGAGCAACTGATGCCGCTTGGCCAGCGGTTCGAACCGAACCCGCTCCGGTTCGCCGCGCCGGAGTGGATGCCGATGCCGGACGACGCCGCGTTCGACACCGCCGTCGAGACGCTGGACGAGGTGTTGGACGACATCATCGCCGTCCGCGAAGACGCCCTCGGGACTGACGAGGACGGCCCGATGGACTTCCTCTCGGTCCTCCTGCGGGCGCGCGACGACGGGAAGCAGTCGCCCGACCAGTTGCGCGACGAGATGATGACGATGCTGTTGGCGGGCCACGACACGACGGCGCTGACGCTCACGTACACGTGGTTCCTGCTGTCGGAGCATCCGGAAGCCGAACGCCGCGTCCACGAGGAACTGGACGACGTGGTCGGCGACGAGCGACCCGGGATGGAACACGTCCGGGAACTCGACTATCTGGAGTGGGTGATTCAGGAGTCGATGCGGCTCTACCCGCCGGTGTACACGATTTTCAGGGAATCCACCGAGGCCGTCGAACTGTCCGGCTACCCCGTCGACGCGGGAACGACGCTGATGCTCCCGCAGTGGGGCGTCCACCGCTCGGCGCGGTTCTACGACGACCCCGAGGCGTTCGACCCCGAGCGGTGGCGGCCTGAGCGGGCCAGTGAGCGCCCGCGGTTCGCGTACTTCCCGTTCGGCGGCGGGCCGCGACACTGCATCGGCAAGCACCTCGCGATGCTGGAGGCACAACTCATCGTCGCCACCGTCGCCCAGCGGTACCGACTGGAGTTCCTCGGCGAGACACCCCTGGAGTTGCTGCCGTCGCTGACCGCGCACCCGCGACAGGAGATGTCGATGCGCGTGGCCGAACGCTGA